Proteins encoded by one window of Venturia canescens isolate UGA chromosome 2, ASM1945775v1, whole genome shotgun sequence:
- the LOC122406312 gene encoding uncharacterized protein produces the protein MADYRALKQRRARIKGQVTRILSFFEAPGEKTIAEAQVRADKLEGLWTAFDEVQSEIELNPTEDDERFEEQQQEGDAERMLFEESYYTAARICKETIDRIKFERQVGNLNIQQGDAPPVPQAQRHRPKLPEIKLPEFDGEFTKWMFFKDSFETTIHEDQDLTAMQKHQYLVGVLKGEALNVIQGYKISNENYAHAWQLLKDTFDNKILIIESHLDELLEFPTIAKEDKAESIRQFVWHIRTHMTSLEALGQPVHQWETLVLHLAKKSIDFVEKRDWQNSVKDRTPANMPTLEEFLKFLTDRANTLRVLNQGKTRNNTSTKMNENKKKNEKKVSLTVTTQNCRFCKKESHSIYKCEELQKLSPMDRKTEVVKKRLCINCLGNGHFAKDCKSTACKKCSMRHNTLLHRESEPQDKNEENADASAVVTSCTERTTKISSACANNGEENRGSIYYVHRPTTNVILSTARVHAYDIEGKPHVCRALLDPGSQLNLVTESFAKKLKLRCRTEHRTISGINQGRTSTGKIAEVWIESMRENFRSNIECLIIPEITEKLPQGKIDVQQILMPMDIQLADPVFDKPDKIDLLIGAGLFWKIVVGTPKNRVQGQPALQNTRLGWIVGGEIPGEGSKSTAAHLAVTNEMLNEQIEKFWRFEELPETLQYTDEEKYCEKYFSETVKRDREGRFIVRLPQRKNIALGDSYEQALRRFLSLERRFARDAKLKQEYIAFMEDYLRQGHMSLSKNDKTRGSENYILPHQAVVRPDSVTTKLRVVFDASAKTTLGTSLNDKLLPGPNLQRDLIDIILRFRTHAYVMTADVAMMYRQIVVDERDRALQRILWRKNPQETVKLHELNTVTYGTSCAPFLAIRCLRELAAETQDLRKAARAVNEDCYMDDVLTGANTIDEAVELQKQLAELLSRGKFQLRKWRANDDRILTHLAEACKTDGLLTLDKEGALKTLGLLWNAEEDCLQYCIKTGAASATTKRVVLSKIAQVFDPLGLIAPLLINGKIIMQRLWLFDIDWDQSLPEESRTAWESYYASLSRINELRIPRNVVPGNSSDKFDIFGFGDASETAFGACLYAVSRDDEGNIHSHLICSKTKVAPLKTISMPRLELEAALLLAKLYTTVKTAYGERLKDVKLWSDSTIVLGWLKTPPNAMKTFVANRISKIQTLTKATDWYHVPSEDNPADMLSRGITVERLIEDKLWWHGPPWLTQEEPWPKNMRKPDTELPELKPVTVTLTTITVSSILEKFKSYRKLMRVIAYCLRWRNRKNPSKNRALTVQELDRAEKAIARMVQHERFAQEIRDLENKNEIHRKSPLRALTPVLDDEGLLRVGGRLRNAELSEDQKHQIILPAKHFVTTLILKEEHLRLHHCPPMQILHSVGHKFWPLSGHRETKKIVKACLPCFRFRPSFPEVKMGDLPAQRVCGFVRPFVTTGIDYAGPIQIRESRRRGRIHVCKGYIAVFTCFSTKAVHLELVTELTTEAFLAALRRFTARRGVCSQLFSDNATNFVGAARELKEIYEFLEKEKTEIENNLANQRIQWNFIPPRAPTFGGLWEAAVKVAKKHLYTMTRGLTLTYEEYSTLLTEIEAILNSRPLTPLSSDPADLSVLTPAHFLVGDSLFQPVQHDLRETPDNHLSRWEHLQKIRQKLWRRWQDEYLQELQKRSKWSKNGANIEVNTVVLLKDDNVSPLHWALGRIVELFPGPDGVVRVVLGRPVGGIRIHRFAA, from the coding sequence ATGGCGGATTATAGAGCGCTGAAACAGCGTCGTGCAAGAATAAAAGGGCAAGTCACTCGTATATTGTCATTTTTCGAGGCACCGGGTGAAAAAACAATCGCGGAAGCTCAGGTAAGGGCTGACAAACTCGAAGGTCTGTGGACTGCATTCGACGAGGTACAATCGGAAATCGAGCTGAATCCAACGGAGGACGACGAGCGTTTCGAGGAGCAGCAACAAGAAGGAGACGCGGAGAGAATGCTCTTTGAAGAGAGCTACTACACGGCCGCGAGAATATGTAAAGAAACAATCGATCGCATTAAGTTCGAACGACAAGTTGGGAATTTGAATATTCAACAAGGCGACGCACCACCGGTTCCGCAAGCGCAGAGGCATCGGCCGAAGCTCCCTGAAATTAAACTCCCGGAATTCGATGGTGAGTTTACTAAATGGATGTTCTTCAAAGACAGCTTCGAAACTACTATTCACGAGGACCAGGATCTCACGGCGATGCAAAAGCATCAATATCTCGTTGGCGTTCTCAAGGGCGAGGCGCTTAATGTAATACAAGGATACAAGATCTCAAATGAGAACTACGCACACGCATGGCAGCTTCTAAAGGACACATTCGACAACAAAATCCTCATCATCGAGAGTCACCTGGACGAGCTCCTAGAATTTCCAACGATCGCAAAAGAAGACAAGGCGGAATCGATTAGGCAATTCGTTTGGCACATACGGACCCACATGACGTCGCTGGAGGCACTCGGGCAACCAGTTCATCAATGGGAAACGCTGGTTCTTCATCTGGCAAAAAAGAGCATAGATTTTGTCGAGAAACGAGATTGGCAAAATTCAGTGAAGGATCGGACTCCAGCTAACATGCCAACGCTGGaggaatttttaaagtttctcACCGACCGAGCCAACACGCTGAGGGTCCTAAATCAAGGGAAAACAAGGAACAACACAAGCActaaaatgaacgaaaataagaagaaaaacgagaaaaaagtatcgttAACGGTAACGACGCAAAATTGTAGattttgtaaaaaagaatCTCACTCAATTTACAAGTGCGAGGAGCTACAGAAGCTTTCGCCAATGGACCGGAAAACGGAGGTCGTAAAAAAGCGGCTGTGCATTAATTGTCTAGGGAATGGACATTTTGCAAAGGATTGCAAATCGACAGCGTGCAAAAAGTGTTCGATGCGTCATAATACGCTTCTCCACCGGGAATCGGAGCCGCAAgacaaaaatgaggaaaatgcCGATGCATCGGCAGTGGTCACGTCCTGCACCGAGCGGACGACGAAAATTTCGAGCGCATGCGCAAATAACGGCGAGGAAAATCGCGGGAGTATTTATTACGTACACAGGCCGACGACAAACGTCATTCTCTCGACAGCGCGAGTACACGCTTACGACATCGAAGGCAAGCCTCACGTCTGCAGAGCACTGCTGGATCCCGGGTCTCAATTAAACCTGGTAACCGAAAGtttcgcaaaaaaattgaagctgCGATGCAGAACGGAGCATCGAACGATCAGCGGAATAAACCAGGGGAGAACGAGCACGGGAAAGATCGCGGAGGTCTGGATAGAGTCGATGAGAGAGAATTTCAGGTCGAACATTGAATGTTTGATAATACCGGAGATTACAGAAAAGTTGCCGCAAGGAAAAATCGACGTACAGCAAATATTGATGCCGATGGATATTCAGCTGGCCGATCCAGTATTCGACAAACCcgataaaattgatttacTGATTGGAGCGGGACTGTTTTGGAAAATCGTCGTCGGGACGCCGAAGAATCGCGTTCAAGGACAACCGGCTTTACAAAATACCCGTCTCGGGTGGATCGTCGGGGGCGAAATTCCCGGCGAGGGATCAAAATCCACGGCAGCTCATCTCGCGGTAACCAACGAGATGTTAAACGAACAGATCGAAAAATTTTGGAGGTTCGAGGAGCTTCCGGAAACGCTTCAATACACGGACGAGGAGAAATATTGTGAGAAATACTTCTCGGAAACGGTCAAGCGAGACCGCGAGGGACGATTCATCGTTCGATTACCACAACGGAAAAATATCGCTCTCGGTGATTCGTACGAACAAGCACTTCGACGATTTCTATCGCTCGAGAGGAGATTCGCGCGGGACGCGAAGCTGAAACAAGAATACATCGCCTTCATGGAAGATTATTTACGTCAGGGTCACATGTCGTTGTCAAAAAACGATAAGACTCGAGGATCGGAAAACTACATACTACCACATCAGGCTGTCGTCCGACCGGATAGTGTTACGACGAAATTGCGAGTCGTGTTTGACGCGTCCGCAAAAACAACTCTGGGCACATCGCTGAACGACAAACTTCTTCCCGGACCGAATTTGCAACGAGATTTAATTGATATTATTTTACGGTTTCGGACACACGCCTACGTAATGACCGCAGATGTTGCTATGATGTATCGACAAATCGTCGTGGACGAACGAGATCGGGCGTTGCAGCGAATTCTATGGAGAAAAAATCCGCAGGAAACCGTCAAATTACACGAGTTAaacacggtgacgtatggtaCGTCCTGTGCTCCGTTTCTGGCCATTCGGTGCCTCAGAGAGCTCGCGGCAGAAACACAAGATTTAAGAAAAGCAGCAAGAGCTGTTAACGAAGATTGTTACATGGACGATGTGTTGACGGGAGCGAACACGATCGACGAGGCCGTCGAGCTGCAGAAACAACTGGCCGAGTTGTTATCGCGCGGTAAATTTCAGCTCCGAAAATGGAGAGCAAACGATGATCGGATTTTAACGCATCTTGCCGAGGCGTGTAAGACCGATGGGCTGTTGACGCTGGATAAAGAAGGAGCGTTAAAAACATTGGGATTACTGTGGAACGCCGAGGAGGACTGTTTACAATATTGCATCAAAACCGGAGCAGCGAGTGCGACAACAAAGCGCGTCGTTCTGTCAAAAATCGCCCAAGTGTTTGACCCGCTTGGTTTGATAGCGCCGTTACTGATAAACGGGAAAATAATAATGCAGCGACTATGGTTGTTCGATATCGATTGGGATCAGAGTCTGCCGGAGGAATCCCGGACCGCCTGGGAAAGTTACTACGCCTCTCTGTCGAGAATCAATGAGCTACGAATTCCAAGAAACGTCGTACCAGGAAACTCGTCCGATAAATTCGACATTTTTGGATTCGGCGACGCGTCGGAGACAGCTTTCGGAGCGTGTTTATACGCGGTGAGTCGTGACGACGAAGGGAACATCCACTCCCACCTCATTTGCTCGAAAACAAAGGTTGCACCGTTAAAAACGATTTCGATGCCTCGTTTGGAATTAGAAGCGGCTCTGCTCCTCGCAAAACTTTATACGACAGTAAAAACAGCGTACGGAGAGCGTCTCAAGGACGTCAAATTGTGGAGCGATAGTACAATCGTTCTAGGCTGGCTCAAGACGCCGCCAAACGCAATGAAGACTTTCGTAGCGaatcgaatttcgaaaattcaaactctCACAAAGGCAACGGATTGGTACCACGTCCCATCGGAAGACAATCCCGCTGACATGCTGTCGCGAGGAATCACGGTCGAACGATTGATCGAGGACAAACTGTGGTGGCATGGACCGCCGTGGCTGACGCAGGAGGAGCCGTGGCCGAAAAACATGAGGAAACCGGACACAGAATTACCGGAATTAAAGCCAGTGACCGTCACTCTGACGACAATCACCGTATCGAGCATTCTCGAGAAATTTAAGTCATACCGCAAATTAATGCGTGTTATCGCCTACTGCCTTCGCtggagaaatcgaaaaaatccgTCTAAGAATCGAGCACTCACCGTCCAGGAGCTCGACCGAGCAGAAAAAGCCATAGCAAGAATGGTTCAACACGAAAGATTCGCGCAAGAAATTCGCGACCTTGAGAACAAAAACGAGATACATCGCAAAAGCCCGCTTCGAGCACTGACCCCCGTGTTGGACGACGAAGGTTTGCTCCGAGTCGGAGGACGACTCAGGAATGCAGAATTGTCTGAGGATCAAAAGCACCAGATAATTCTCCCGGCGAAACATTTCGTTACAACGTTGATATTGAAAGAGGAACATTTGCGTTTACATCACTGCCCTCCGATGCAAATATTGCACTCAGTGGGGCACAAATTCTGGCCTTTGAGCGGCCACAGGGAGACGAAAAAGATAGTAAAAGCGTGTCTCCCCTGTTTTCGATTTCGCCCGAGCTTTCCCGAGGTGAAGATGGGCGATTTACCCGCGCAACGAGTCTGTGGATTCGTGCGACCGTTCGTGACAACTGGCATCGACTACGCTGGCCCGATACAAATTCGTGAGAGCCGCCGTCGTGGAAGGATTCACGTCTGCAAGGGTTACATCGCAGTTTTTACCTGTTTTAGCACAAAAGCTGTGCATTTGGAACTCGTGACAGAACTCACGACCGAGGCATTCTTGGCCGCGCTGCGTCGTTTCACCGCCCGGCGAGGTGTCTGTTCACAGCTGTTCTCTGATAACGCAACGAATTTTGTCGGCGCCGCCCGCgaactcaaagaaatttatgagtttctcgaaaaagaaaaaaccgagATAGAAAACAATCTCGCGAACCAGCGCATTCAATGGAATTTTATTCCACCCCGAGCCCCGACGTTTGGCGGCTTATGGGAGGCGGCCGTAAAAGTCGCGAAAAAACATCTGTATACAATGACACGAGGCTTGACCTTGACATATGAAGAGTACAGCACGCTCTTAACTGAAATCGAGGCAATTCTAAATTCCCGACCCCTGACCCCCTTGTCCAGCGATCCAGCTGATCTATCCGTGCTCACCCCTGCCCATTTCCTTGTTGGCGATTCACTTTTTCAGCCTGTGCAGCACGATCTTCGGGAGACGCCGGATAATCACCTATCACGGTGGGAGCACCTGCAGAAAATTCGTCAAAAGTTATGGCGAAGATGGCAGGACGAGTATCTACAAGAGCTTCAAAAACGAAGCAAATGGAGCAAAAACGGAGCAAATATCGAGGTCAACACAGTTGTCTTGCTCAAGGACGATAACGTATCACCCCTTCATTGGGCGCTTGGCAGAATTGTCGAGCTTTTCCCGGGTCCGGACGGCGTCGTACGGGTC